In the Chromobacterium sp. ATCC 53434 genome, ATTAGATCTTCTTTTATCAAGGGCATGTTTGAAATTCGTGAGCTACCCTCTGTACCGGGTAAAGTTCCCGATGTTGAAACGCTGGCGTACACACCCAATCCTCACTATACGCAAGGACCTAAAACGGCAGGGGAGGGGGAGGTGGATGTCATGGTCGCCTCGGATCAGGATGTCGATGTGACCGGTGGAAAATCGGTGGATGTCTCCACTTGGCGATTTCCCGCCCAAGATGCGAGCGGAGTGGCAACCCAGGTACAGCTGGAGACTAATGGAGAGTCTGCTGTAGTTTGGTCTGTAACTGGACAGAAGCAGCAGCCATTCACGGCCAAAAGGGCAAAGTATACATGTGCCATGATTGATACAGCTGTTGAGCGTAACCGTACCTTGGTGGTGACGAGTTCTCCTGGTAATATTTCAGAGCTCCCTAAACGGAACTCTGGTATCTGTACTTATTTGACAGACCGAGATTTGTCTGTGCGCAATGTTATTGCGGAAGCAACACGAGGAAAAGATCACATTTGGACAAATTTATCAGTGCATTGGGAAAAGCCGAAAGATATTTCAGGAGTGATTGGATATCGAATTTATATGGTAGATAAAGAGAATTACTTTCCTAGCCAGGCACTGAATGATGTCATTGGTTCGGATAACACTAATTATGTCGTCTCTGATGAAGTGAGCCATAAGCTTGGACTTATGGATAATATAGAGCATCCAGAGTATCCACATTGGCTTTATATTTATACCATTGTTAATATAGATGGAATTCGAGGAGTGGAGGCAGCACCTATTAGGGTAGAATTTTTCGTTAAATGAACTATTTGCCTAGTCTCGGAGAGGGTGTAAATAATTTTGTGTAATCGGTCATTTGGCAGGACACTACCACCATCAGGAGAAACGATGACCGTTGTAAAACGTAACAAGCGGGCCAAGCCCGATCCAGAACTGCTCAAAATGGCCGACAGTCTGCTATTAATCCGGCAGTAATAATCCGTACAGATTGTATACTTCCGGCATGGAAAAAATCGATGTGCGCAAGCTTGAACTGGCCGCCCGTGAGCAGCTGAGGCGTACCGCTATCCGGATGTACAAGCGAGGCCGGTCTCAAGCCAGTATTGCCGAAGAACTCGGGCTGCGCCGCCCCACCATTTCCGCCTGGGTGGTGCGTGAGGCAGCACTAGGTGCGCAGGGATTCAAAGAACAGAAGCGCGGTCGCGCCGAAGGCACCGGCCGTCGGCTGACCGAGGCGCAGGAAGCCCGGATCAAGCAGGACATCGTGGATCGCACGCCAGACCAGATGAAGCTGAGGTTTGCCCTGTGGAGTGCTCAGGCGGTCAAGGCTGTAATCAAGCAGATGTTTCTGATCGATCTGCCGATCCGTACTGTCCGTCTGTACTTGGCCCGCTGGGGCTTTACGCCGCAGCGCCCGCTCAAACGCGCTTATGAGCAGCGACCGGCAGCAGTCGAGAAATGGCTCAAGGAGGAATACCCGGCTATCGTCGCGCGTGCCAAAGCGGAAATGGCTGAAATCAGCTGGGGCGACGAATCGGCGGTGTCGAGTGTTGAGCACTTTCCGCGTGGCTACGCCCCAAAAGGCCAAACCCCAGTTCTGGTGTTATCCCAATCGAAAAGAGCGCGCATCAACTTGATTTCGGCCATTACCAACCAAGGCAAGATGCGCTTCATGCTGTACCGGGAGACCTTGACGGCCCGGGTGCTGATCAAGTTTCTGATGCGGCTGATCCGTGATGCTGGCGGCAAGAAGGTGTTCTTGATCCTCGACAACTTGCGCGTGCATCACAGCAAGCTGGTGCAAGCATGGTTGGAGGAGGAAGAGAACAAGAAGGCGATTGAGTTGTTCTTCCTGCCCAGCTACTCACCGGAACTGAACCCGGATGAATACTTGAACGGCGACCTGAAGGCCAGAATGAGCGCAGGTGAGCCGGTTCGATCAGACGGTCAACTTCAAGGGAAAGTGCTGTCCCATTTACGCTCATTGCAGAAGCAGCCGGCCAGAATCCGGTCGTACTTCCGGCATGAAAAAATCCGCTACGCGGCATGAGCTTTCTGTACGGTATTTGACTGCCGGATTAATATCAGAGATCACGAGCACATCACCTGGTGGAGGCCAGACAGCAGAGGCTACACGATTTGCACCCACAAGGCCGGCGTTTACACCGAACTGGAAGCGCGGAGCATTTGCACGCCGGCCGGCGGAACGTGCATTGCCGTCCCGAAAGATGAGGCGACTAAACTGGCGTGCACCACGCCCTACTATCGCCGGCTGAATGGTTATCTTGCCAAGCTGTACGACGGCGACCAGCACGCCCCCGTGCCGAACAGCAGCGCTGCCTGGCGTGCGCTGGATGCCGCTAGGCTCGACACTGGCCGCATGGACAAGCCAACACCGATGGCTGCAAGCAGATCACGGGCAATTTACCTGCCGGCCAGCCTGCAGCCGAATGAAGGGAGTGCCGCATGACTCAACTCAAGGCCTCCATAGCCGCGGGCGCGGAGTTGACGCCGGACACATTCGCGGACTTCATCGTCAGGCTGCGCCACGATGTAGAGGGTGATGGTGTCGATGAGCACTGCACCGCTAACGCGCTGTTTGTCGTCCAGACGCGACGCATCATCACTGGCATAGACACCGACTACACCGATCAGTGGGTCGTGTGCTGCGAAGACTCGATGTGGTTCAGCCCGAAGGAATATTGGGACGGCTGCGACGAGGAAGAGCGCGAGGAGCTGAACCGCCTGGCCAGCGATGGCGAGGAGGCCGACATCCTGTTTCTTGAGCTGGACGAGGACGACCAGTGGGAAATCCTGGGTGAGCGCGAGGACCACACACCGTAACCGGCTGGGATGACCGGTGGGATT is a window encoding:
- a CDS encoding IS630 family transposase; this encodes MEKIDVRKLELAAREQLRRTAIRMYKRGRSQASIAEELGLRRPTISAWVVREAALGAQGFKEQKRGRAEGTGRRLTEAQEARIKQDIVDRTPDQMKLRFALWSAQAVKAVIKQMFLIDLPIRTVRLYLARWGFTPQRPLKRAYEQRPAAVEKWLKEEYPAIVARAKAEMAEISWGDESAVSSVEHFPRGYAPKGQTPVLVLSQSKRARINLISAITNQGKMRFMLYRETLTARVLIKFLMRLIRDAGGKKVFLILDNLRVHHSKLVQAWLEEEENKKAIELFFLPSYSPELNPDEYLNGDLKARMSAGEPVRSDGQLQGKVLSHLRSLQKQPARIRSYFRHEKIRYAA